A genomic window from Silene latifolia isolate original U9 population chromosome 11, ASM4854445v1, whole genome shotgun sequence includes:
- the LOC141611967 gene encoding protein NRT1/ PTR FAMILY 2.7-like, whose amino-acid sequence MEPYSKSLELQYEQPSQMESNGDTKLNLNCSNAKKGWISAIFILGASFGLNISSGAWYTNLIVFLISVFNIKNIPAAQINNIFSGLICFFPLIAAIFADSAFGNYSVTLISSIISLLGVIMFTLLVTLKSMRPPHCALNSTTCIPPTTFQYTFLYIALTLASLGLGGTRFILGTMGADQFDKPQHQATFFNWFICSLYVGWIIAYTLLIYIQTSISWALSFAIALAANLLAALLFVAGSRMYRKIPPQGSPFISIARVFVAAFRNAKNQKSVVDGEDDSYFHESDESKLAYGAPTNTLRFLNKAAMIKRNDDNHELRGTISKSWSQCTVEEVEDVKKLIKIMPLWTSSMLLSGAIGVILSFTVLMALVMDRRVGTSNFKIPAGTFTVITLIVTAITSSMLDRFIYPAYKKVTGRNLTFLQCIGVGHVSNILASIGFALIERRRLELVRAQQLMDQPNAVAPLSALWMAFPLAILGVGEGSFFSPEVAFYYQEYPKSLRSTSTAMVSLHIAAGYYLSSAFIDIVGRTSSWLPNDLNHGRVDYAAWVLAVVAAANFGYFLVCAKFYKYNHRSSPGENVVVPEK is encoded by the exons ATGGAACCTTATTCAAAATCACTAGAATTGCAATACGAACAACCGAGTCAAATGGAATCTAATGGAGACACCAAGCTCAATCTCAATTGCAGCAATGCTAAAAAAGGCTGGATTAGCGCCATCTTTATCCTTG GAGCGAGTTTCGGACTTAATATATCGTCAGGAGCATGGTATACAAACCTAATAGTCTTCCTCATAAGTGTGTTCAACATCAAGAACATCCCTGCTGCTCAGATAAACAACATTTTCAGTGGTTTAATCTGCTTCTTTCCTTTAATTGCTGCCATTTTTGCTGATTCTGCCTTTGGAAATTACTCTGTTACCCTCATTTCTAGCATTATTTCATTATTG GGAGTGATCATGTTCACATTGTTGGTGACATTGAAGTCCATGCGACCACCCCATTGTGCTCTTAACTCCACAACATGTATACCTCCAACAACCTTCCAATACACCTTCCTCTACATAGCCCTAACCCTAGCATCTCTCGGTCTCGGAGGAACCCGGTTCATACTAGGTACCATGGGAGCAGATCAATTTGATAAGCCTCAACATCAAGCAACCTTCTTCAATTGGTTCATTTGCTCCTTAtatgttggttggattattgCCTACACTCTTCTTATTTATATCCAAACTAGTATTAGTTGGGCACTTTCCTTTGCCATTGCTCTTGCTGCCAATCTACTTGCTGCCCTCCTTTTCGTGGCCGGCTCAAGAATGTACCGAAAAATCCCGCCTCAAGGAAGCCCTTTCATTAGCATTgcacgcgtttttgttgcggctttcCGAAACGCCAAAAATCAAAAGTCAGTAGTAGATGGTGAGGACGACTCTTATTTTCATGAGAGTGACGAGTCTAAGCTTGCTTATGGAGCTCCTACCAATACCCTACG ATTTCTGAATAAAGCAGCCATGATAAAACGCAACGACGACAACCATGAACTACGAGGAACCATCTCAAAATCATGGAGCCAATGCACAGTAGAAGAGGTAGAAGATGTCAAAAAGCTAATCAAAATCATGCCATTATGGACGAGTAGCATGTTACTAAGTGGTGCCATAGGAGTCATCCTTAGCTTCACCGTGCTAATGGCCTTAGTCATGGACCGAAGAGTCGGAACATCGAATTTCAAAATCCCCGCGGGTACATTTACCGTCATCACACTAATTGTAACTGCTATAACTTCCTCCATGCTTGATCGCTTCATATACCCTGCCTACAAGAAAGTAACAGGTCGAAATTTGACATTTTTGCAATGCATCGGGGTAGGCCATGTCAGCAACATCCTAGCATCAATCGGTTTTGCTTTGATCGAGCGACGAAGGCTGGAGCTTGTCCGGGCCCAACAATTAATGGACCAGCCGAATGCTGTGGCTCCGTTATCGGCCCTATGGATGGCATTTCCATTAGCCATATTGGGTGTTGGAGAGGGTTCCTTTTTTTCCCCTGAAGTAGCATTTTACTATCAGGAATATCCCAAGTCACTTAGGAGTACCTCAACGGCTATGGTTTCATTGCATATTGCTGCGGGTTACTATTTGAGCTCGGCCTTTATTGATATAGTCGGTCGGACTAGTTCGTGGTTGCCTAATGATCTTAACCATGGCCGTGTCGATTACGCGGCTTGGGTGCTCGCAGTGGTTGCTGCTGCTAACTTTGGTTATTTCCTTGTTTGTGCCAAATTCTACAAGTACAATCATCGTTCCTCACCTGGTGAGAATGTAGTTGTGCCCGAAAAATGA